A stretch of the Microcella sp. genome encodes the following:
- a CDS encoding aldo/keto reductase, producing the protein MTDAIPTPHITLNDGRRIPQFGLGVWQIDDAEAERVVSDALEVGYRHIDTARVYKNEAGVGKAIASSGIPRDELFITTKLWNSDQGRDTVRDAAEKSLERLGLEQVDLYLIHWPAPKYGKHVESWQAMIEVREAGLARSIGVSNFMQTHLDDLAAATEVVPVVNQVELHPAFQQRDLRAFHAARGILTESWSPLGSAQYDLAELPGFAAIAERHGKTVQQIAIRWHLQEGLIVFPKTVRRERMLENAAVFDFELSADDMATIAAADRDQRVGAHPLNTEF; encoded by the coding sequence ATGACTGACGCGATCCCGACCCCGCACATCACGCTCAACGACGGCCGCCGCATCCCGCAGTTCGGGCTCGGCGTCTGGCAGATCGACGACGCCGAGGCCGAGCGCGTGGTCAGCGACGCGCTCGAGGTTGGCTACCGCCACATCGACACCGCGCGCGTCTACAAGAACGAGGCCGGCGTCGGCAAGGCGATCGCCTCATCCGGAATTCCGCGCGACGAGCTCTTCATCACCACGAAGCTCTGGAACAGCGACCAGGGTCGCGACACCGTGCGCGACGCCGCCGAGAAGAGCCTTGAACGCCTCGGGCTCGAGCAGGTCGACCTCTATCTGATCCACTGGCCGGCGCCGAAGTACGGCAAGCACGTCGAGTCGTGGCAGGCCATGATCGAGGTGCGCGAGGCCGGGCTCGCCCGGTCGATCGGGGTCTCGAACTTCATGCAGACCCACCTCGACGACCTCGCGGCCGCGACCGAGGTCGTGCCCGTGGTGAACCAGGTCGAGCTGCACCCGGCCTTCCAGCAGCGCGACCTGCGGGCGTTCCATGCGGCGCGCGGCATTCTGACCGAGTCGTGGAGCCCGCTCGGCAGCGCGCAGTACGACCTCGCCGAGTTGCCGGGTTTCGCCGCGATCGCCGAGCGCCACGGCAAGACTGTGCAGCAGATCGCGATCCGCTGGCACCTGCAGGAGGGCCTCATCGTCTTTCCGAAGACGGTGCGCCGCGAACGGATGCTCGAGAACGCAGCGGTCTTCGACTTCGAGCTTTCGGCCGACGACATGGCGACGATCGCGGCCGCCGATCGCGACCAGCGGGTCGGCGCCCACCCGCTCAACACCGAGTTCTAG
- a CDS encoding bifunctional 2-methylcitrate synthase/citrate synthase → MTETEIRKGLAGVVVDETAVSKVNPETNSLLYRGYPVQQLAERCTAEEVAFLLWNGELPTPQQLAEFETLERSMRHLDPTVKHAIDALPLTAHPMDVVRTAVSVLGALDHTLTTDATWIDADLTLERSIRMWAQLPAIVAYAQRRLRDQELVEPRDDLGYSANFLHMTFGEVPELTVVNAFDVSMILYAEHSFNASTFTARVITSTLSDVYSAVTGAIGALKGPLHGGANEAVMHVFREIGTAENAASWLANSLAAKRKIMGFGHRVYKNGDSRVPTMKAALETLVAHYERPEVLDLYDALEKEMDEAKGIKPNLDYPSGPAYDLMGFDTELFTPLFIAARVTGWTAHVREQLAANALIRPLSLYVGPDERAVSQN, encoded by the coding sequence ATGACCGAGACCGAGATTCGCAAGGGCCTGGCCGGCGTCGTCGTCGACGAGACGGCCGTGTCGAAGGTGAACCCCGAGACCAACTCGCTGCTCTACCGCGGCTACCCCGTGCAGCAACTCGCCGAGCGCTGCACCGCCGAAGAGGTCGCCTTCCTGCTGTGGAACGGTGAGCTGCCGACCCCTCAGCAGCTCGCCGAGTTCGAGACGCTCGAGCGTTCGATGCGCCACCTCGACCCGACGGTGAAACACGCGATCGACGCACTGCCGCTCACCGCGCACCCGATGGATGTCGTGCGCACGGCCGTGAGCGTGCTCGGCGCCCTCGACCACACCCTCACGACCGATGCCACGTGGATCGATGCCGATCTCACGCTCGAGCGCAGCATCCGCATGTGGGCGCAGCTGCCCGCGATCGTCGCCTACGCGCAGCGCCGCCTGCGCGACCAAGAGCTCGTCGAGCCGCGCGACGACCTCGGCTACTCGGCCAACTTCTTGCACATGACGTTTGGCGAGGTGCCCGAGCTGACCGTCGTGAACGCCTTCGACGTGTCGATGATCCTCTACGCCGAGCACTCGTTCAACGCCTCGACGTTCACGGCGCGCGTCATCACCTCGACACTCAGCGACGTCTACTCGGCCGTGACGGGCGCGATCGGCGCCCTCAAGGGCCCCCTGCACGGCGGGGCGAACGAAGCGGTCATGCACGTCTTCCGCGAGATTGGCACGGCCGAGAACGCCGCCAGTTGGCTCGCCAACTCGCTCGCCGCGAAGCGCAAGATCATGGGCTTCGGCCACCGGGTATACAAGAATGGCGACTCGCGCGTGCCGACGATGAAGGCCGCGCTCGAGACTCTGGTCGCGCACTACGAGCGGCCCGAGGTGCTCGACCTCTACGACGCGCTCGAGAAAGAGATGGACGAAGCGAAGGGCATCAAGCCGAACCTCGACTACCCTTCGGGGCCCGCCTATGACCTCATGGGTTTCGACACCGAGCTCTTCACCCCCCTGTTCATCGCCGCGCGCGTCACGGGCTGGACAGCCCATGTGCGCGAGCAGCTCGCCGCCAACGCCCTCATCCGCCCGCTGAGCCTCTACGTGGGGCCCGACGAGCGGGCGGTATCGCAGAACTGA
- the prpB gene encoding methylisocitrate lyase, translating to MLSTTTTPSQRRQAFRAGLASGRLQVLPGAFTPLSIRLIEDKGFDGAYISGAVMAAELGLPDIGLTTLSEVAHRAHQISRMSNLPTLVDADTGFGEPMNVARTVHELEDAGVAGLHLEDQVNPKRCGHLDGKAVVDLDTAIKRIRAAVDARRDADLVIMARTDIRGVEGMDAAIDRAKALQDAGADAIFPEAMASLDEFAAMRAAVSVPILANMTEFGKSELFTHQQLADVGVNLVIHPVSLLRIAFGAIERALDTLQSTGTLDGEVATMQTRGRLYELLDYEAYNAFDSSIYTCNGR from the coding sequence ATGCTCTCCACCACGACCACCCCGAGCCAGCGCCGTCAGGCCTTTCGCGCCGGGCTCGCGAGCGGGCGCCTGCAGGTGCTGCCGGGCGCGTTCACGCCGCTCAGCATCCGTCTGATCGAAGACAAGGGATTCGACGGCGCCTACATCTCGGGAGCCGTCATGGCCGCCGAGCTGGGCCTGCCCGACATCGGGCTGACGACGCTCAGCGAGGTCGCCCATCGAGCGCACCAGATCAGCCGCATGAGCAACCTGCCCACGCTCGTCGATGCCGACACCGGATTCGGCGAACCCATGAACGTCGCCCGCACGGTGCACGAGCTCGAAGACGCGGGCGTCGCAGGCCTGCACCTCGAAGATCAGGTGAACCCCAAGCGCTGCGGGCACCTCGATGGCAAGGCCGTCGTCGATCTCGACACGGCGATCAAGCGAATTCGTGCCGCCGTCGATGCTCGTCGCGATGCCGACCTCGTCATCATGGCGCGCACCGACATCAGGGGTGTGGAGGGCATGGATGCCGCGATCGATCGCGCGAAGGCGCTGCAAGACGCCGGCGCCGATGCGATCTTCCCCGAAGCGATGGCGAGCCTCGACGAGTTCGCGGCGATGCGGGCGGCCGTGAGCGTGCCGATCTTGGCGAACATGACCGAGTTCGGCAAGAGCGAGCTTTTCACGCACCAGCAGCTCGCCGACGTGGGTGTGAACCTGGTCATTCACCCGGTCTCGCTGCTGCGCATCGCCTTCGGCGCGATCGAGCGTGCGCTCGACACGCTGCAATCGACCGGAACCCTCGACGGCGAGGTCGCCACCATGCAGACTCGAGGCAGGCTCTACGAGTTGCTCGACTACGAGGCGTACAACGCCTTCGACTCGAGCATCTATACCTGCAACGGCCGCTAA